The DNA region GCGGAAGAATTTGCCAGGGAGGATCAGCTAACATTTCTATGTGGTCATTATGAAGGTATTGATGAAAGAATTATCGACAGTATTGTAACGGATGAAGTCTCGATAGGTGATTTTGTTCTAACGGGTGGCGAGATGGCGGTCGTCCTTATTATTGATGCTGTTGCAAGGTTAATACCGGGTGTCCTAAAAAACAATACATCCAGTGAACATGAAAGTTTTCATGATTATCTCCTAGAATACCCTCAGTATTCAAGACCGGAAATCTATAAGGGTATGTCGGTGCCCAAGGTCTTGTTATCCGGGCATCATAAAAATATAGAAATCTGGCGCAGAGAGCAATCCCTACTCAGAACTTATAAAAAAAGACCGGATTTGTTGCCTTTTGCTAATTTGACGGAAAGTGACAAACAATTCTTGAAAAAATATTGCAATTATGAAGTAAATATGCTATAGTAATTAACTGTGACTACGGATGTTCCGCTTTTATGAAACCGATATTATGAACATCTAAGATGGAAGGAGGATACTCAAATGAATAACATTATTAGAGGTATTGAGCAAGCTCAATTAAAGGAAAATGTAGAGTCATTTAACGTTGGAGATACAGTACGTGTATATGCAAAGGTTAAAGAGGGCAACCGTGAAAGAGTTCAAATGTTCGAAGGAACAGTTCTTAGCAGACAAAACGGTGGTTCTAAAGAAAACTTTACAGTAAGAAGAATTTCTTACGGTGTTGGTGTTGAAAGGTCATGGCCTGTACATTCACCAAACATTGAAAAAATCGAAGTAATCAGACGCGGTAAAGTAAGAAGAGCAAAATTAAATTACTTAAGAAGCCGTATTGGTAAGAGTGCTAAGGTTAAGGAATTAATTCGATAAGAGTATCTTATATAAGAGTAAAAAGGGTAAGGCCAATATCAGGTACTGCCCTTTTATTTTTTTGATTAAACTTTTTGATTAAACTTAATGATAAACTTAATTCTTATAATAAGCGCCTCAGCGTTAAGTCTTTATTACATTTTTCAAAATAACTTGAGTTGTTTAGTGAAAAAGGTGTACAATGACATAATGACAAATATGTAATTTTGAAAATTAATGTTTAACATTATGAAAGTAGGTATAGATTTGGAAGAGAATAAATTAAAAAAAGAACTCATGGGTTGGGTTAGAGACCTTGCTATAGCACTATTGGTTGTATTTATAATCTTTAATTTTTTGGGACAAAAGACCAATGTTGTCGGAAAGTCCATGGAGCCAACGCTTCATGATGGTGATCAGTTGGTGGTTGATAAACTGAGTTACCGCTTTAGTGAAATCGAACGTTATGATATTATCGTTTTTCCTTATGAACCGAAGCTATATTATATAAAGCGCGTTATAGCCCTTCCAGGGGAATCGGTAGACATTCAAAACGGAACGCTTTTGGTCAACGGTGAATCCATAGATGCTGACTTCAACTTTGATGTCATAACAGAATATGGTAATAATTTACCGATTGTTGTACCACCGAATGAGTATTTCGTTATGGGTGATAACCGTAATAATAGCTCGGACAGTCGTTATGTGGATGTGGGAACCATTCACAAAAATGATGTTATAGGCAAAGCTGTGGTACGTATATGGCCTTTGAAACTCGTCGGAACCATCGATCACTAACCAATGAAAATACATTTAGCATAGTGGGTAATCACTCATTATGCTTTATATATGCAGAGAAATAGGGAGCTTTATATGAATATACAATGGTATCCAGGTCATATGACCAAAGCCAAAAGAATGATGGAAGAAAATATCAAACTCGTAGATGTGGTTATAGAACTGGTAGATGCGAGGGTACCTATTAGTAGTCAAAATCCGGATGTACTAAAACTTGCAAATAACAAACCAAGAATTATAGTTTTAAATAAAGTAGATTTGGCGGATGGAAAAGAAACCAAAAAATGGGCAGATTTCTTTTTTAACCAAGGCTATGTTGTGGTTGAGGTGAACTCACAAAACGGAAAAGGTATAAAAAGTGTGTCTTCGGCTATTAATCTGGCTTGTAAAGAAAAGATTGAACGTAACAAAAAGCGCGGATTACTTAACAGACCGATGCGTGCGATGGTTGTGGGCATCCCTAATGTAGGTAAGAGTACTTTTATAAATAAATTGGTTGGAAAAGCAAGCGCCAAAACCGGTAACAAGCCCGGTGTTACAAAAGGGAAACAATGGTTGAAGTTGAAAAATGAGTTTGAACTTCTGGATACACCAGGTGTACTTTGGCCTAAGTTTGAAGATCAGAATGTAGGCATCAAATTGGCTATGATTGGATCCATTAGGGAAGAAATATTGGATACAGAAGGACTTGCAATGTTAGCCCTTGAGTTTATGAGAGATCGATATCCGAATCTGCTCATGGACAAATACCCCATGACAGATGTAGCCGGTAAAAAAGGGCATGAATTACTTGAAGCCGTAACCATAACAAGACATCTTCTAAAACCGGGTAATGAACCGGATGTTTCGCGTATGGCAAAAATGTTTCTGGATGAATTTAGAAATGGTAAAATCGGAAAGATGACATTGGAAACTGTATCAGAATATAAATAAGAAGTGTTACAAAATTGGCGCTGACTTAGGCGCCTATTTTTATTAATATTATCTTTATCAGAACCATATCATACGCTATAATGGGAGTAGACATAATAAAACTCAAGGGGGTACCATGAATACTTTACCCATTAATGCCATTAAAGAAATTTACAAAAAAACCGATATTCATGCACTAGATGCTTTTATCAATAGATTTCAAGAAGATGATAGAGCTGGCGTTAAATACTTAGTTGACTGCTCTAGAAAAAAAATACAGGCTTATAACCAAGAGTTAGATCGAATGTCACGTATGCGTTTATATGAACAAAAATACGATCATTTAGATTTTATTTGTGGCATTGATGAAGTGGGTCGAGGACCATTGGCCGGTCCCGTGGTTACAGCAGCCGTCATTTTAGAAAAAGATACAAAGTTGCTCTACATCAATGATTCAAAGAAGCTATCTGAGAAAATGCGTGAAATGCTTTATCATCAGATTATGGATGAAGCTATTGCGGTGAGTATTGGTATAGAAAGCGTCGAAACCATTGATACCATCAATATATTGCAGGCCACCTATAAAGCAATGCAAAAGGCTGTAAATGGCCTTGAAGTACAGCCGGACATTCTACTGGTGGATGCCGTTACAATACCGGACATTGATATTAAGCAACATGCCATCATTAAAGGTGATGAAAAAAGTATTTCAATAGCTGCTGCCAGCATAATTGCAAAAGTGACTAGGGATAGAATGATGAAGGACTATCATGAACTTTTTCCTGCCTATGATTTTGATAAAAATAAAGGGTATGGCTCTTCTACACATATAGAGGCCATAAAAAAAGTGGGACCCTGTTTCATTCACCGAAAATCCTTCATAAAAAACTTTATTTTGACACCTTAACCATGGTTAAAGTGTCAAAACTAAGTTTCACTAAGTTCATATACAATATATAGATTACGTTGATACATTCATAACTATATATTGTATGCGAAAGTTCAACTATATAGTTTTGACACCTTAACCAAACATAAACACATATAAGTGCATCAAGGGGTGATGAATTTGAAAATAGATCCGAATATGATTCATAAGAAATATGGGCAGGTTCAAAACACAGCGGAAACAAACACGGTAAAAGGTGAAAGGTTGACCTACAAAGAAGGTCAGGTTGTAAAAGGAGAAGTTCTTGATGCGACCTTAACCGGTGTAAAAATCAAGCTCACAAACGGACAAATATTGGATGCGAAGCTTGCACAACCGGCTATGTTTTCTATTGGTGATGAAGTTGCTTTAGCGGTCAAAGAAGCTTCTGCAAAACAAGTGTTGTTGACAACGCTACATCAGGATCCTCAATTGGTAGAAGATAAATTGATAACCATACTGGAAAATGCTAAACTACCCCTGACAGAAGAAAATCATCATTTGGTTCGCCAATTAATTGAAAACAATCTGCCGATTAGTGACCAAAGTCTTAAAAATTTCATCCAATTAACCAAGCAATTTCCAGAAGCGACCGTAAAACAACTGATTTTTATGGTAAAGCATGACATACCCGTTTCATCTGAAAATATACAGCAACTCACGATGTTAGAAAATAATGAGCATGCTTTGATGAAAAGCATAACGTCCTTAGCAGATGATATAACGTCCATCCAAAGGTCCGAACTCAGTACATCCCCCTTAATCATTAAAGATACACTATCGGTAGATCAAACCCCAATACCCTTAACATTGCTTACAAGTGATAAAAATAGTAGTGAATTTCTTAGTAATCTTAATCAAGTCATAAAAGCTACAGCAGACCTAAACATTGAAACAATACCTATGCCAACATCAAAAGTACCTCTTGGTGATATGCTTCTTACGAAAGATGTAGAAAATCTTTCGCGTCATTTAAAGCATAATATGGTTGAGCAACAAAATAATATCATTGAAAAGTTACCCCTTAGTGATGCCCAAAAACTACTATTTGAAAAACTAGAAACGCCAAAACAGATGAATCTAGTGGATTTAGTTACGATGACAAAAGAAAAGCTGTTACCTCTAGATCAATTAAGGGGTATTCTTATACAACTAAAAACAGATAGCACATATGCAACACTGGTCAAGGGTATGCTCATGTCAAAAGATACGCTTGGTGATATGGTACAAGTCAAAGATTATTATAAATCACTGAATCTGAAGATGACCGACTTGATAAAAAGTACTGAACTGGCCTTGAAAGATGAGAGTGGTCATGTATTGAAAGAAGCACAAAATGTCAAATCTTCAGTATCCTTCCTTAATGCCCTTGGTAAAGATTTTAGCTTGATGCACCTACCAATGTTGTTACAAGATCAACTGCAACATTCTGAGCTCTATGTACTTGGTGATCGAAAAAAAGGCAAGGATGGAGAAAAGTCCATAACAGCATTGGTGCGTCTGGATCTTGTAAATCTTGGGCATACAGACATTCATATAAAAAAAACAGGTAAAAATCTGGATATTCAGTTTTTTATGACGGATGAAAAACAAATCTCTGTCGTGAATGAAAACCTATATGGACTGCACAACCTATTAAACCGAAAAGGCTTTAACGTATTGTCCATAAATGTAACCCCTTTGCAAAAATCCTTTGATGTTGTAACCGATTTTCTGGATGGTCAAGATGTGAAAGCCAATATTAGCAGGTATACCTTTGATATGAGAGCGTGATGATGATGAAAGAGAAAAAAAAGGCTGTTGCCATTAAATATAGTGAAGGTGAAGTGGCACCAAACTTAGTGGCAAAAGGTAAAGGCATAATTGCAGATAAAATCATAGAAAAAGCTCAAGAGGAAGCCTTGCCCATCTATCAGGATGCAAAACTCGCCGATGAACTGACTAAACTGGAAATAGGAGATTATATTCCGGAAGAGCTCTATAAAGTGGTGGCTGAAATACTGGTTTTTGTAACAGATTTGGATAAATTGCGTGATAAAATATAGATGGTTTAGTTGATGTAAGGGGGCTATATGAACAAAAGAGATACAGGCAGGCACTATGAAGAAATGGCGGTTTTGCATTTGGTTCATGCAGGCTATAAAATACTTAAAAGAAATTATTATACAAGGTATGGTGAAATTGATATCATAGCCTATAAGGCATCCACTTATATTTTTATAGAAGTAAAATATAGAACCTCTGATAAAAAAGGTAAACCCTATGAAGCTGTCGGTCATGCTAAGAGACAAAGGATGATGAAATCAAGTTTAAGCTATTGTAAGGTTATGAATCTCTTTGGTCAGTCGATGCGTTTTGATATCATTGATATTCTGGAAGAAAAGCTGACCCATTATGAAAATGCTTTTGAAATGGATAAACGGTATACCAATTATTGAAAGGAATTATTATGTTACGTTCAGAACATATGATTATAGAAAATCAGAAAGAAGTTATGGTTGTAAAACTGCCACATTTTGAAACGACCGGTTTGGTGAACCATGGGTTCTCAACAAAATACGGCGGTATCAGTAAGGGTGTTTATGAATCTATGAATCTTGGTAAAAATAGGGGCGACTCACCTTATAACGTTGAAGAAAACTTTAATCGATTTTGTGATGCCATAGGTGTACCTACGGACACTTTAGTCTTTAGTGACCAAGTTCATGATGCCCATGTGCGTGTGGTTCAAAAAGAGGACAAAGGCAAAGGCTTTTATAGAACATCGGATATTATTGGTGTAGATGGTTTGGTTACCAATCAAGTTGGCGTTACATTAACCACCTTCTATGCCGATTGTGTGCCTTTGTTTTTTTTAGACCCTATAAAAAAAGCCATAGGCTTATCCCATGCAGGATGGAGAGGGACGGTTAAGGCCATTGGACCTAAAACTGTAGAACTTATGAGACAAACATTTGGTAGTAATCCTAAAGATATTATGGTCGGTATTGGTCCATCCATAGGGGCCTGTTGCTATGAAGTTAGTACAGATGTTATAAAAGAGTTTGAAAATAATCTAAATCATGATATAATTGTACGGATTGTCTCGAGAATAAATGATGAACACTATAAATTAGACCTGTGGGAAGCCAATCGGTTGTTATTGTTAGATGCAGGTATTGATAATAAAAACATGGTGGTAACGGATTTATGTACAAAGTGCCATAATGCGTATTTCTATTCCCATCGATTTATGGGGAATCAAAGAGGTAGTCTTGCGGCTATGATTGCGTTAAAAACGACAACAGAGTAACAGACTAAACAGTCATGTTAAAGAAGGTGAAGTATTGGAATTGAAGCACTATAATAAAGATGAAGCCCAAGATCACGAGATTCTTGGCGTGGAACAAGGCAGTATTGCCGATGAACTTGGTATTAAAGCAGGAGATAAGCTTATCAGTATAAATGGGAAAAAAGTTCAAGACGCCTTGGATTATCACCTATTTGTTAAGGATGAATTCATTGACTTAATGATTTATAACCTAGAACATGATGAACCATGGCTTTATGAAATCGAAAAAGACGAAGAAGAAGATCTTGGACTTGTCTTCGACAATAACTTAATGGATGAATACCGTTCCTGTAGGAATCAATGCGTCTTTTGTTTTATTGACCAATTGCCAAAAGGTATGCGGGAAACCTTATACTTTAAAGATGATGATGCTAGACTTTCATTTTTACAAGGCAATTATATTACTTTGACAAATATGACCGATAGAGAAGTGGACAGAATTATAGAGTATCATCTATCTCCGATCAACATATCCATTCATACCATGAACTTAGAGTTACGACAAAAGATGTTAAAAAACAAAAATTCCGGCAAAATCGTTGCCTACATGGACAGACTCTATGATGCTGGCATAACCATGAATGGACAAATTGTACTTTGTAAGGGTCTTAATGATCAAGACGAATTAGCCTATTCCATTCAAGCGCTTAGTAAGTATATCCCTCATCTTCAATCCGTATCTGTTGTACCTGTTGGTTTATCCAAACATAGAGATGGTCTATACCCTTTAGCGCCTTTCTCTAAAGAGGATTGTATAGAAATCATTAAGCTTGTAGAAGCTTTTCAAGAGGAATACATGACACTTTATAATAGTCATTTCATTCATCTGGGCGATGAGTTCTACATCATGGCCGGTCTCGATTTACCTTCTGAAGCTACATATGATGGATACCTACAACTGGAAAATGGTGTAGGTATGACCCGAATGTTTATTGATGATCTAACAAAAGATATAAAAGACCTGGATTCAATAAGTGTTAAACCCATTACCATATCCTTGATTACTGGAAAGCTATTTGAACCCATATTAAAAACGCTTATGTGTAAGCTTGAGGAGAAAATCCGGAATTTGACGCTACAAGTCATCGGTATTGAAAATGATTTTTTTGGAACTCAGATTACGGTTTCTGGTTTGTTGACAGGCAAGGACATTCTGCATCAAGTTAAGGATCTTGATCTTGGTCATTATCTTTATTTACCGGATAATGTCTTAAGAAGCGGTGAAAAAATATTACTGGATGATATAACGGTTACTGATATGGAGAAAGCTTTAGGAACACCTATGACATTTATAGATTGTTTTGGTAGCAATCTGGTTCAGTCGATACTGAGCCATGTAGAGCCATATAGAACATAATGAATTGACGCAAGGAAATAATCATGTAGAGTAGGCAAGTATTACCTTGAACCAACTTGCATATAAGGAGAATAAAATGAGTAGAAAACCCATAGTCGCAGTCGTAGGGCGACCCAATGTCGGCAAATCGACCATCTTCAATATGATGGCAGGCGAAAAAATCGCCATTGTACAGAATACGCCTGGTGTCACAAGAGACCGAATTTATGCTGATGTCGATTGGTTGAATCATAACTTTACCATCATTGACACAGGCGGTATTGAACCGGATTCAAAGGATATTATCTTGTCACAAATGCGTTATCAAGCAGAAACAGCTATCGAGACGGCAGATGTCATTATGTTTGTTGTAGATGTTTTAACGGGCTTAACCGATACGGATTACAAGGTTGCCGATATTTTAAGAAAGAGTAAGAAGCCAATTGTCTTATGTGTTAACAAAGTAGACAACTTTGATAAGCTTCAGTATGATGTATTAGAATTCTATAATTTAGGACTTGGCGAACCTATGCCATTGTCCGCAGTGAATAAGATTGGTATGGGAGATCTTCTTGATGAAATCGTCAAACACTTCTACGAACGGGTTGAAGCAGATGAAGAAGAGGAAATAACCAAGATTGCCATTATAGGAAAACCAAATGTTGGCAAATCTTCATTGATCAATAAAATCTTAGGTGAAGAACGTCATATTGTGAGTGAACTAGCAGGAACTACAAGAGACGCTATTGACTCAAGGGTTGTATTTGGTGATAAGGAATATATATTTATCGATACTGCAGGACTCAGACGTAAAAACAAAATAAAAGAAGAAATTGAAAAATACAGCATCATTCGTGCAGTGGCTGCGATAGAAAAAGCAGATATTGTCGTACTTATGATCGACGCGGTAGAAGGTATTACTGAACAAGATGCGAAGATAGCAGGTATCGCTCATGATCGTGGAAAAGGTGCTATTATAGCGGTCAATAAATGGGATGCAATAGAAAAAAACGACAAAACCATGTATCGCTTTTTAGATACGATACAAGTGACATTAGCCTATATGACCTATGCACCCATTGTTTTCATTTCCGCACAAACAGGTCTTAGAATCAACAAGCTATTTGAAACCATTGAAATGGTCGTACAAAATCAGACACTCAGAATTCAGACTGGCGTCATTAACGATGTTCTCTATGATGCAATGGCTATGAATCAACCGCCATCTGATAAAGGAAAACGTCTAAAAATCTATTATATGACACAGGTCGCTATTAAGCCTCCCACTTTTGTATTATTTGTAAATGACAAGGAATTAGCACATTTTTCATATATTCGGTACATTGAGAACAAATTGAGAGATGCATTTGGCTTTAAAGGCACACCTCTTAAAATGTTGATTCGGGAACGAAAAGAAGATTAATTAGCCATTGTCAAGAAAGGAAAGGTGTTATGTCTTATTTAATCAGTATCGTTATGGGGTATTTTTTAGGATGTTTTCAAACCGCGTATATCGTTGCCAGGAAAACAAAACATATTGACATCAGAGAGCATGGAAGTGGAAATTCAGGCACAACCAATGCTATTAGGGTTTTAGGATGGAAGTTGGGTATGCTGACTTTTGTAGGTGATATTCTTAAAGCTGTTTTAGCAGTTATTATTGCAAGGACGCTATTTGACTCACAACTGGCAGGACTTTATGCCGGTGCAGGTGTCATTATTGGTCATAATTGGCCCTTTGTACTTAATTTTAAAGGCGGCAAAGGTATTGCCTCAACACTTGGCATGTTGCTGGCATTTGATTGGCGTATCGGATTGGTTGCATGGGCAGTAGCATCTTTGGCCATATATCTGACCAAATACGTATCTCTTGGTTCCATACTATTAGTAACCATAATGCCTATTGGTGTTTTATTGCTTTATCCAGGTGGGACACAAGAACTGATTATAACATCCATTTTAGCCATCATTGCCATATATAGACACAAGGCTAATATTGGTCGTCTTATTCGTGGTGAAGAGAATAAGTTAGGCGTCAAGAAACAGGCAACATAGGAGGTTAATGATGAAAATAGGAATATTAGGCGCTGGTAGTTGGGGCATAGCCCTTTCTATGCTACTTAAAGAAAATAATCACGAAGTAACCGTTTGGTCGATTGTAGAAGAAGAAGTTAATATGTTGAATCAACATCATGAACACTTACGTAATCTACCGGGTATCAAAATTGACGATACCATTCTCATCACAAACGATATCAAAGAAGCTATCCTTGGATCAGATATGCTCATCTTTGCCGTACCTTCGAGATATGTTAGAGACACAGCCGTAATGGTTAAAAATTATATTAAGTCAGATCAGATTATCCTTAACGTAGGTAAGGGTTTAGAAGATGAAACACTCTTTACTTTAGCAGAAGTTATTGAAGACGTCATTCATACCAATCCTATAGCTGTTCTCTCGGGGCCCAGTCATGCTGAAGAAGTGGCAAGGAAAATTCCGACTTCTGTGGTAGCCGCTTCGAAAGATGAAAGCATTGTAAAGATCGTACAAGAAACCTTTATGAATCAATTTTTTAGAGTATATGGAAGCTCGGATGTATTAGGCGTTGAAATCGGTGGCGCTCTAAAAAATGTTATTGCCCTTGCAGCAGGTATATCAGATGGACTTGGGTTTGGTGATAATACAAAAGCGGCGTTAATGACTCGAGGTATTGCTGAGATATCTAGACTTGGACTTGCCATGGGTGGTGATGTCCAGACATTTAATGGGCTTACAGGTATTGGGGATTTAATTGTGACTTGTACGAGTGTACATAGCAGGAATAGAAAAGCCGGTATACTCATTGGTGAAGGACTTACTCTACAAGAAGCTCAAGAAAAGGTAAGCATGGTAGTAGAAGGCGTATACGCCGCCCATGCAGCGACCGCTTTGGCTACTAAGTTCGAGATAGAGCTTCCGATAATCGAACAAGTCAATGAAGTACTATTCAATGATAAAGACCCAAGAGAAGCTGTCACCGAACTGATGTTAAGAGATAGAAAATTTGAATCATAATGTGATAATTGCTGTTTTAAAAACAATATGATAAAATAGGATTGTAAACAACCGTCATTTTTTTGTGTGACGGCATTCACGTCAAAAATTCTAAGGAGATCCTATGCAAAAAAACTTAATTATAACATTGTTATTTTCAATTTTTATTGCTTTGTTTGCAATTCTAAACGCTTCAGCTGTACCGATTAATTTTATATTTGCAACGGTGGATATTTCTGTTGCCCTTGTTATTCTAATATCTGCGAGTATAGGTGCTATTATTCTATATTCAATGGGTGCTATTAGCAAAATAAAAGCCAGAAAAACGATTAAAGAAAAAGATAAAGTCATTGAAACTTTAAATCAAGAGTTGAATGAACTTAAACTGGTTAAGGCCAATATGGAAGTGGAAATGATGCATTCAAAAGAACAACCGACACAATACAATACTCCAATTATAAATCAAGAGGAAGAAATTCATGAATAAATGCGACACTTGTGGTGGCTGCTCTCAAACGAAGAAAAAGAACCTCGAAGGCGATAAAATTACAATAGATCTGCTGATGGATGTTCTTGAAAACAATGATATGTCTATGAAAAATCATGCCAATCATGTTGGCACTATGTCAAAATGGTTGGCTCAGTATTTGGGCATTGATTCTAATTTATGTGATACCATTGAACTTGCAGGAAGATTACATGATATTGGTATGATTAAAATAGCGCCATCCTTGTTCAATAAAAAGGAAACTTTAAGTGAAAAGGACTGGAAGATATTAAAAAAACATCCTGAATATGGTTTTGAAATCTTAAATCAGTATCCGGAATTAAACGAAGTGGCTCAGATTGTCCTAGAACATCATGAACATTTTGATGGTACGGGTTATCCAAATGGCTATTTAGGTAATGAGATACACTTAGGTGCAAGAATCATTGCCTTATGCGAAACCGTTGATCATATGTCTACAAAAAAACCATATAAAGAAGCTTCTGATTTTAAGATTATAGAAGAAGAAATAAGACAAAAATCAGGCAGCCAATTTGACCCTTGGTTGGTCATGCATATTAAAGAATTAATGATTGTATGGCAAGAAACCTTAATTGGTGCATAGGTGTATTATTTTTTCAGAAACCTTGTAAAATCAATGTTTTTGTGGTATAATAACTTAAAATTAATGTTGTGAATAAGATGAGAGTGGGCTTTTGGTCCACTCTTTATATTTGAGTAGGTTAATTGTCAGAAAGGAAGTGGCCATTTGGCAAACAAAGATCGAATTGAAAAATTAGTAGAAACACTACTTGTACCCATATTAGAAGAAAATGGTGTAACTCTAGTAGATGTAGAATATGTTAGGGAACTGGGACATTTTTATTTACGTGTATATATTGACAAAGAGGGTGGGGTAACCATCAAGGATTGTGAACATGTCAGTAGAGCTTTAGAACTTGTACTGGATGAAAAAGATCCAATTTTGGATCCTTATATTTTGGAAGTCAGCTCTCCAGGACTGGATCGACCTTTAAAAAAGGACAAAGACTTTGAAAGAAGTATCGGTAAAGATGTAGAAATGAAACTTTATAAGGCACTAAATGGCCATAAGGAATTTCTAGGAATGCTTGTATCTTATAATAAGACAGAAGTTGTATTAAAAATCGACAACGAAGAGAGAGTTTTTAACCGGAGCGATATCGCGCTAATTAGACTTTCTGTCGTGTTTTAATTAAATTCAAGGAGGATTAAATCATGAATGCTGAGTTTATTCAAGCATTGGCACAAATCGAAAAAGAAAAGGGCATTAGCAAAGAGGTCTTGATAGAAGCAATTGAAAATTCCTTAATTACAGCGTGTAAAAACAATTTCGGTGCATCAACAAACGTCAAAGTTATTATTGATAAAGAAGATGGGGATGTATCTGTTTTCTCTGAAAAGAAAATCGTAGAAATTGTCGATAACGATCAAATCGAAATCAGTTTAGAAGAAGCTGTTGAGTACAATCCGGATTATGGCATTGGGGATATTGTTCAAATCGAGATTACACCTAAGAATTTTGGCCGTATAGCAGCACAAAAGGCGAAACAAGTTGTGGTACAAAAAATTCGTGAGGCCGAGCGAGATGTACTTTTCAATCAATACATTTCCAAAGAAAAAGAAGTTGTAACCGGGATTATTCAAAGAGAAAGTAAAGGCAATGTTGTCATTAATCTAGGTAAGATTGATGCAATTATGGCTGAAAAAGAATGCATACCTGGTGAGACATATACCACCAATGAAAGACTGAAAGTCTATGTCGTGGAAGTTAAGGATTCAACAAAAGGTCCTAAAGTATATGTATCAAGAACCCATCCTGAATTGATAAAACGACTTTTCGAACAAGAAGTACCGGAAGTTCACGATGGTGTTGTGGAAATAAAGTCCGTATCAAGAGAAGCGGGATCAAGAACGAAAATCGCAGTTCATTCAAATAATCCGGATGTAGATCCTGTAGGCTCGTGTGTAGGCCATAATGGTTCTAGAGTCGGCATCATTGTCCACGAACTCAAAGGGGAAAAG from Petrocella atlantisensis includes:
- a CDS encoding DUF512 domain-containing protein, translating into MELKHYNKDEAQDHEILGVEQGSIADELGIKAGDKLISINGKKVQDALDYHLFVKDEFIDLMIYNLEHDEPWLYEIEKDEEEDLGLVFDNNLMDEYRSCRNQCVFCFIDQLPKGMRETLYFKDDDARLSFLQGNYITLTNMTDREVDRIIEYHLSPINISIHTMNLELRQKMLKNKNSGKIVAYMDRLYDAGITMNGQIVLCKGLNDQDELAYSIQALSKYIPHLQSVSVVPVGLSKHRDGLYPLAPFSKEDCIEIIKLVEAFQEEYMTLYNSHFIHLGDEFYIMAGLDLPSEATYDGYLQLENGVGMTRMFIDDLTKDIKDLDSISVKPITISLITGKLFEPILKTLMCKLEEKIRNLTLQVIGIENDFFGTQITVSGLLTGKDILHQVKDLDLGHYLYLPDNVLRSGEKILLDDITVTDMEKALGTPMTFIDCFGSNLVQSILSHVEPYRT
- a CDS encoding NAD(P)H-dependent glycerol-3-phosphate dehydrogenase; this translates as MMKIGILGAGSWGIALSMLLKENNHEVTVWSIVEEEVNMLNQHHEHLRNLPGIKIDDTILITNDIKEAILGSDMLIFAVPSRYVRDTAVMVKNYIKSDQIILNVGKGLEDETLFTLAEVIEDVIHTNPIAVLSGPSHAEEVARKIPTSVVAASKDESIVKIVQETFMNQFFRVYGSSDVLGVEIGGALKNVIALAAGISDGLGFGDNTKAALMTRGIAEISRLGLAMGGDVQTFNGLTGIGDLIVTCTSVHSRNRKAGILIGEGLTLQEAQEKVSMVVEGVYAAHAATALATKFEIELPIIEQVNEVLFNDKDPREAVTELMLRDRKFES
- the plsY gene encoding glycerol-3-phosphate 1-O-acyltransferase PlsY, which gives rise to MSYLISIVMGYFLGCFQTAYIVARKTKHIDIREHGSGNSGTTNAIRVLGWKLGMLTFVGDILKAVLAVIIARTLFDSQLAGLYAGAGVIIGHNWPFVLNFKGGKGIASTLGMLLAFDWRIGLVAWAVASLAIYLTKYVSLGSILLVTIMPIGVLLLYPGGTQELIITSILAIIAIYRHKANIGRLIRGEENKLGVKKQAT
- the der gene encoding ribosome biogenesis GTPase Der, whose protein sequence is MSRKPIVAVVGRPNVGKSTIFNMMAGEKIAIVQNTPGVTRDRIYADVDWLNHNFTIIDTGGIEPDSKDIILSQMRYQAETAIETADVIMFVVDVLTGLTDTDYKVADILRKSKKPIVLCVNKVDNFDKLQYDVLEFYNLGLGEPMPLSAVNKIGMGDLLDEIVKHFYERVEADEEEEITKIAIIGKPNVGKSSLINKILGEERHIVSELAGTTRDAIDSRVVFGDKEYIFIDTAGLRRKNKIKEEIEKYSIIRAVAAIEKADIVVLMIDAVEGITEQDAKIAGIAHDRGKGAIIAVNKWDAIEKNDKTMYRFLDTIQVTLAYMTYAPIVFISAQTGLRINKLFETIEMVVQNQTLRIQTGVINDVLYDAMAMNQPPSDKGKRLKIYYMTQVAIKPPTFVLFVNDKELAHFSYIRYIENKLRDAFGFKGTPLKMLIRERKED
- a CDS encoding LapA family protein; protein product: MQKNLIITLLFSIFIALFAILNASAVPINFIFATVDISVALVILISASIGAIILYSMGAISKIKARKTIKEKDKVIETLNQELNELKLVKANMEVEMMHSKEQPTQYNTPIINQEEEIHE
- the pgeF gene encoding peptidoglycan editing factor PgeF, with translation MKGIIMLRSEHMIIENQKEVMVVKLPHFETTGLVNHGFSTKYGGISKGVYESMNLGKNRGDSPYNVEENFNRFCDAIGVPTDTLVFSDQVHDAHVRVVQKEDKGKGFYRTSDIIGVDGLVTNQVGVTLTTFYADCVPLFFLDPIKKAIGLSHAGWRGTVKAIGPKTVELMRQTFGSNPKDIMVGIGPSIGACCYEVSTDVIKEFENNLNHDIIVRIVSRINDEHYKLDLWEANRLLLLDAGIDNKNMVVTDLCTKCHNAYFYSHRFMGNQRGSLAAMIALKTTTE